One Frankia alni ACN14a DNA window includes the following coding sequences:
- a CDS encoding DUF6049 family protein has product MTAPHRPALRARRRSAAGGRRWATRLAALALLALVVPVAGGSAAGAAIRGGLVERIARPDSSTGSPRSSTASSTDEPGNSRPSSSGSTPSSTGAGNPVTVTLTEVQAPPAGSSVVSVQGTLATSADQPLTDLRMSLWIGSAPVTSRGQLETLAGSTVAARALTTRQLALASGDRSQPLTDPPVRGTDPVPFMITGDLGGAAPPARAGAYPLRVLVTGSIGGRATSPLGAAYTFVVRSSGQQQRTPVAVVLPLADQPRLRSDGLLTDNVLADEVKPGGRLYRLLDAARTTVTAEGRPAVTLAVDPTLVQALQAMTNPDGYHYASPGGGAEGVKETQSSSAAQFLNDIRGFAEAGGAVFALPYGDADLAALVHAQKLDTVSYAVNTGQVVLAALLKRDPRQMERVAYPVDGLADAATVDVLRQLQVGTVLLDDRSLRPRSSATYTPSATYELPTSAGPIRALATDHRLAEIATSFDGRADGPSAGGVLAHLRAELATITAERSEPRFQVLALPRDWAPPTDDWARQVLGTIDSDYSTPVPLDGGAGQNQPPPRRGALVYPADAQARELPATYLDAVTSVRDEARALGPVLCPPLKSPPTCQVDRVNPMSDALVTATSVAWRGGRMVDGVSLSQQVDGDVSAIRNGIQVVASRSVNLTSKHGLVPITLENNTKFEVTVVLAFSSTHSRLRSPARETRTLPSGQKAQIEIEVDAEGAGTFPLEIRRLNLDGQALSTDPPTRVLVRSTVYGAIATAITIGAVSVLLLAVVIRLARRLRPGARRAADSAGGAPPPVAGATAAPDGTAILSGTTALSGTTAPSGTTAPDGRMDPGTGAAGGAALPGRPGSESDTARPPLRRAPATVASGWSTGAPTTDLSYAARRGPASAPAARGLAPGTGQEQDRDREQDREHLPDPGHGVAAEHVAPERDAATGQVPSRRRRSGP; this is encoded by the coding sequence ATGACGGCGCCGCACCGGCCCGCGCTACGGGCGCGGCGGCGCTCGGCCGCCGGCGGCCGGCGCTGGGCGACCCGGCTCGCCGCCCTGGCGCTGCTCGCCCTCGTCGTCCCGGTGGCCGGCGGCTCCGCGGCGGGCGCGGCGATCCGCGGCGGGCTCGTGGAACGGATCGCCCGACCGGATTCATCCACAGGATCACCACGGTCTTCCACAGCTTCATCCACAGACGAACCGGGAAATTCACGACCTTCTTCATCGGGATCGACGCCGTCGTCCACCGGTGCGGGCAACCCGGTGACCGTCACCCTCACCGAGGTGCAGGCACCGCCGGCCGGCTCGTCCGTCGTGTCCGTGCAGGGGACGCTGGCCACCTCGGCGGACCAGCCCCTGACCGACCTGCGGATGAGCCTGTGGATCGGCTCCGCGCCGGTGACCTCCCGCGGGCAGCTCGAGACCCTGGCCGGCAGTACCGTCGCGGCCCGCGCCCTGACCACCCGGCAGCTCGCCCTCGCGAGCGGCGACCGCTCACAGCCGCTGACGGATCCGCCCGTCCGCGGCACCGATCCGGTTCCCTTCATGATCACCGGAGACCTCGGTGGTGCGGCCCCGCCGGCGCGGGCCGGCGCCTACCCGCTGCGGGTCCTGGTCACGGGTTCCATCGGCGGGAGGGCCACGAGTCCGCTCGGCGCGGCGTACACCTTCGTGGTCCGCTCGTCCGGCCAGCAGCAGCGAACCCCGGTGGCGGTGGTCCTGCCGCTCGCCGACCAGCCCCGCCTGCGCTCGGACGGCCTGCTGACCGACAACGTGCTCGCCGACGAGGTGAAGCCGGGCGGCAGGTTGTACCGACTGCTCGACGCGGCCCGCACGACCGTCACCGCCGAGGGCCGGCCCGCGGTCACGCTCGCCGTCGACCCGACGCTGGTGCAGGCGCTGCAGGCCATGACGAACCCGGACGGCTACCACTACGCCAGCCCCGGCGGCGGCGCGGAGGGCGTGAAGGAGACGCAGAGCTCCAGCGCCGCCCAGTTCCTCAACGACATCAGGGGCTTCGCCGAAGCCGGCGGCGCGGTCTTCGCCCTGCCCTACGGCGACGCCGACCTGGCCGCCCTGGTCCACGCCCAGAAGCTGGACACGGTGAGCTACGCCGTCAACACTGGCCAGGTCGTGCTGGCCGCCCTGCTGAAACGAGACCCTCGGCAGATGGAACGCGTCGCCTACCCCGTCGACGGGCTCGCCGACGCCGCCACCGTGGACGTGTTGCGCCAGTTGCAGGTCGGGACCGTGCTCCTCGACGACCGCTCGCTGCGCCCCCGGTCCAGCGCCACCTACACACCGTCGGCAACCTACGAGCTGCCGACGTCGGCCGGCCCGATCCGGGCGCTCGCCACCGACCACCGCCTCGCCGAGATCGCCACCTCCTTCGACGGCCGAGCCGACGGGCCCAGCGCGGGGGGCGTCCTGGCGCACCTGCGGGCCGAGCTCGCCACGATCACCGCCGAGAGGTCCGAACCCCGGTTCCAGGTCCTCGCCCTGCCACGGGACTGGGCCCCCCCCACGGACGACTGGGCCAGGCAGGTGCTGGGGACGATCGACAGCGACTACTCCACGCCGGTCCCGCTCGACGGCGGCGCCGGTCAGAACCAGCCGCCGCCCCGTCGCGGCGCGCTGGTCTACCCGGCCGACGCGCAGGCCCGGGAGCTGCCCGCCACCTACCTCGACGCGGTCACGAGCGTCCGTGACGAGGCGCGGGCGCTGGGGCCGGTACTCTGCCCACCGCTCAAGTCCCCTCCCACCTGCCAGGTCGACAGGGTCAACCCGATGAGCGACGCACTTGTCACAGCGACCTCCGTCGCCTGGCGCGGGGGGCGCATGGTCGACGGTGTGTCGCTGAGCCAGCAGGTGGACGGGGACGTGTCCGCGATCCGCAACGGCATCCAGGTGGTGGCCTCCCGCAGTGTCAACCTGACGAGCAAGCACGGGCTGGTGCCGATCACGCTCGAGAACAACACGAAGTTCGAGGTCACCGTCGTGCTCGCCTTCTCCTCGACCCACTCCCGGCTCCGCTCGCCGGCCCGCGAGACCCGCACCCTCCCCTCGGGGCAGAAGGCCCAGATCGAGATCGAGGTGGACGCCGAGGGAGCGGGGACCTTCCCGCTGGAGATCCGCCGCCTCAACCTCGACGGCCAGGCCCTGTCGACCGATCCCCCGACGCGCGTGCTCGTCCGCTCCACCGTCTACGGCGCCATCGCCACGGCCATCACCATCGGCGCGGTCAGCGTGCTGCTGCTGGCCGTCGTGATCCGCCTCGCCCGCCGGCTGCGGCCGGGCGCGCGCCGCGCCGCCGACTCCGCCGGCGGCGCCCCCCCACCGGTCGCCGGCGCCACGGCGGCCCCGGACGGCACGGCGATCCTGAGCGGCACGACGGCCCTGAGCGGCACGACGGCTCCGAGCGGCACGACGGCTCCGGACGGCCGGATGGACCCGGGTACCGGCGCGGCAGGCGGCGCGGCGCTGCCGGGCCGCCCCGGGAGCGAGTCCGACACCGCCCGGCCGCCTCTGCGGCGGGCGCCCGCCACGGTTGCCTCCGGCTGGTCGACGGGCGCCCCGACCACCGACCTCTCCTACGCCGCGCGTCGCGGGCCGGCCAGCGCGCCCGCCGCCCGCGGCCTGGCGCCCGGGACCGGCCA
- a CDS encoding MFS transporter: protein MAWSANLRELLGGRGFRMLYAARLTSQAADGVFQATLVSYVLFSPERATSAGALASSLAIVVLPFSVIGPFAGIVLDRTSRQRVLVVSSLVRMVLMAILVVLIAAGRTGVDFYAVALASVSVNRFVLAALSAGLPVVVDVDRLVTANALSVTSGTVATLLGAGLGSGVRGLVGGDDRTVALVAGLAAIAYLLAMVTAARSGRDDFGPVVAVPWQGAWRQATEVVADMVDGARYLAGHGPARRALAALTSSRAAYGLVLVMTVLLYRNYFTGSEGGLTGLAAVVTASGVGTVTAALVTPRATRRMPKSSWITLVLVFGGVVEVALGLPFRAPLFIVAGALLGFSAQASKICVDTIVQEQTDDAYRGRAFSLYDLLFNVAFVAAAALAAVVLPDDGRSAAVVVVAGLGYALAGLVYYRAARRHPEDRVIRGVGDGPPRPHPAVPPPGGPADPVDPTDSTGRINPIISAGPAESRS from the coding sequence GTGGCATGGTCGGCGAACCTCCGCGAGCTGCTCGGCGGCCGCGGGTTCCGGATGCTGTACGCGGCCCGGCTCACCTCCCAGGCCGCCGACGGCGTCTTCCAGGCGACCCTCGTGAGCTACGTGCTGTTCTCCCCCGAGCGGGCGACGTCCGCGGGGGCGCTGGCCTCGTCCCTGGCGATCGTCGTGCTGCCCTTCAGCGTGATCGGCCCGTTCGCGGGCATCGTGCTCGACCGGACGTCCCGCCAGCGGGTGCTCGTGGTCAGCTCGCTCGTGCGGATGGTCCTCATGGCCATCCTGGTGGTCCTCATCGCCGCCGGGCGTACCGGCGTCGACTTCTACGCGGTGGCGCTCGCGTCGGTGAGTGTGAACCGTTTCGTCCTGGCGGCGTTGTCCGCCGGGCTGCCCGTCGTCGTCGACGTCGACCGCCTCGTCACCGCCAACGCCCTGTCGGTCACCTCCGGCACCGTCGCGACCCTGCTCGGCGCCGGCCTCGGCAGCGGGGTGCGGGGCCTCGTCGGCGGCGACGACCGGACGGTGGCCCTCGTCGCGGGCCTGGCGGCGATCGCCTACCTGTTGGCGATGGTGACGGCGGCGCGCTCCGGCCGGGACGATTTCGGGCCCGTGGTCGCCGTGCCCTGGCAGGGAGCCTGGCGGCAGGCCACCGAGGTCGTCGCCGACATGGTCGACGGCGCCCGCTACCTCGCCGGCCACGGCCCGGCGCGCCGCGCGCTCGCCGCGCTGACCAGCTCGCGGGCGGCCTACGGGCTGGTCCTCGTGATGACGGTGCTGCTGTACCGCAACTACTTCACCGGCAGCGAGGGCGGGCTGACCGGCCTCGCCGCCGTCGTGACCGCCAGCGGGGTCGGCACCGTCACCGCCGCCCTCGTGACCCCGCGGGCCACCCGGCGGATGCCGAAATCGAGCTGGATCACGCTGGTCCTGGTGTTCGGAGGCGTCGTCGAGGTGGCGCTCGGCCTGCCCTTCAGGGCTCCCCTGTTCATCGTCGCCGGCGCGCTGCTCGGGTTCTCCGCCCAGGCCAGCAAGATCTGCGTGGACACGATCGTCCAGGAGCAGACCGACGACGCCTACCGCGGCCGCGCCTTCTCGCTCTACGACCTGTTGTTCAACGTCGCCTTCGTGGCCGCGGCGGCGCTCGCCGCCGTCGTCCTGCCCGACGACGGCCGCTCGGCCGCGGTGGTCGTCGTCGCCGGGCTGGGCTACGCGCTGGCCGGGCTGGTGTACTACCGGGCCGCCCGCCGGCATCCCGAGGACCGGGTGATCCGCGGCGTGGGCGACGGACCACCGAGGCCGCATCCGGCCGTTCCCCCGCCCGGCGGTCCCGCCGACCCGGTCGATCCGACCGACTCCACCGGACGGATCAACCCGATCATCTCGGCGGGGCCGGCCGAGAGCCGCAGCTGA
- a CDS encoding NUDIX hydrolase has protein sequence MPPSTSSTGRAPLPRVEETSAGGLILDQCSTDASAALIARRDRHGRLLWLLPKGHVEAGETTEQAAVREVSEETGLTGSVLGRLGTIDFWFVAGGTRIHKTVHHFLLLRSVGSLSDADIEVDAVAWVPLAEVAGRLAYADERRLLDEVPVVLAATA, from the coding sequence ATGCCGCCGTCGACCTCCTCTACCGGTCGCGCTCCGCTGCCCCGGGTGGAGGAGACCTCGGCGGGCGGCCTCATTCTCGACCAGTGCTCCACGGACGCCTCCGCCGCGCTCATCGCCCGCCGGGATCGCCATGGGCGCCTGTTGTGGCTGCTGCCCAAGGGGCACGTCGAGGCCGGCGAGACCACCGAGCAGGCCGCCGTGCGCGAGGTCAGCGAGGAGACCGGGCTGACCGGGTCCGTCCTCGGCCGGCTGGGCACCATCGACTTCTGGTTCGTCGCCGGGGGGACACGCATCCACAAGACGGTGCACCACTTCCTGCTGCTGCGCAGCGTCGGCTCGCTGTCGGACGCCGACATCGAGGTGGATGCCGTGGCCTGGGTCCCGCTGGCCGAGGTCGCCGGGCGCCTCGCCTACGCCGACGAGCGGCGCCTGCTCGACGAGGTGCCCGTCGTGCTGGCCGCGACCGCATGA
- a CDS encoding CCA tRNA nucleotidyltransferase: MISLDNPRDSAERVVSELLRVPPAADELGRVFAAHGHLLHLVGGSVRDALLGRPTTGATGAGGAPADLDFATDARPERVLEITRGWAEATWEAGIAFGTVGLARRGLRFEITTYRSEAYDRQSRNPQVTYGDSLEADLSRRDFTVNAMAVSVPGHDFVDLFGGMADLARGVLRTPASPAASFDDDPLRILRAARFEATLGLTPVPELVEAMRARTERLAIVSPERIRDELRKLLLAADPVAGLERLVEIGVADIVLPEVAAMRMEIDEHHQHKDVYAHTLTVLRQAIALEEPGAPDEVLRWAALLHDIGKPRTRRHIPGGRVSFHHHEVVGRDMTRRRLAALHFPKDVTDAICRLVYLHLRFHGYGEGEWTDAAVRRYVHDAGPQLTRLHKLVRSDCTTRNRRKAAALSRTYDSLEERIADLAAREEIAAIRPELSGDDIMALLGLAPSRLVGQARAHMLEFRFECGLVGREAAEAELFRWAREHEVPIPDA; this comes from the coding sequence GTGATCAGTCTGGACAACCCGCGCGACTCGGCCGAACGGGTGGTGAGTGAGCTGCTCAGGGTGCCGCCGGCCGCGGACGAGCTCGGGCGCGTGTTCGCCGCGCACGGCCACCTGCTGCACCTCGTCGGCGGGTCGGTCCGCGACGCCCTGCTCGGCCGGCCCACCACGGGTGCCACGGGCGCCGGCGGCGCCCCGGCCGACCTCGACTTCGCCACGGACGCCCGGCCCGAGCGGGTTCTGGAGATCACCCGGGGCTGGGCGGAGGCCACCTGGGAGGCGGGGATCGCCTTCGGCACGGTCGGGCTCGCCCGTCGCGGCCTGCGCTTCGAGATCACCACCTACCGCAGCGAGGCGTACGACCGGCAGTCCCGCAACCCGCAGGTCACCTACGGCGACAGCCTGGAGGCGGACCTGTCCCGCCGGGACTTCACCGTCAACGCGATGGCGGTGTCGGTCCCGGGCCACGACTTCGTCGACCTGTTCGGCGGGATGGCCGACCTCGCCCGCGGCGTGCTGCGTACCCCGGCGAGCCCGGCGGCGTCGTTCGACGACGACCCGCTGCGCATCCTGCGCGCGGCCCGGTTCGAGGCGACCCTCGGGCTGACCCCGGTGCCCGAGCTGGTCGAGGCAATGCGCGCGCGGACCGAGCGGCTCGCGATCGTCTCCCCCGAGCGGATCCGGGACGAGCTGCGCAAGCTCCTCCTCGCCGCCGATCCGGTGGCGGGCCTGGAGCGGCTCGTCGAGATCGGCGTCGCCGACATCGTGCTGCCCGAGGTCGCGGCGATGCGGATGGAGATCGACGAGCACCACCAGCACAAGGACGTGTACGCGCACACGCTGACCGTGCTGCGCCAGGCGATCGCCCTGGAGGAGCCGGGCGCGCCCGACGAGGTGCTGCGCTGGGCGGCGCTGCTGCACGACATCGGCAAGCCGCGCACCCGGCGGCACATCCCGGGCGGCCGGGTGTCGTTTCACCACCACGAGGTCGTCGGCCGGGACATGACGCGGCGCCGGCTGGCCGCCCTGCACTTCCCCAAGGACGTCACGGACGCCATCTGCCGGCTCGTCTACCTGCACCTGCGGTTCCACGGCTACGGCGAGGGCGAGTGGACGGACGCGGCCGTGCGTCGCTACGTCCACGACGCCGGCCCCCAGCTCACCCGGCTGCACAAGCTGGTCCGCTCCGACTGCACCACCCGCAACCGGCGCAAGGCGGCGGCGCTGTCGCGTACCTACGACTCGCTGGAGGAACGGATCGCGGACCTCGCCGCGCGGGAGGAGATCGCGGCGATCCGGCCGGAGCTGTCCGGCGACGACATCATGGCGCTGCTGGGGCTTGCCCCGTCGCGCCTGGTGGGCCAGGCCCGCGCGCACATGCTGGAGTTCCGCTTCGAGTGCGGCCTCGTCGGACGCGAGGCGGCCGAGGCGGAGCTGTTCCGGTGGGCCCGCGAGCACGAGGTGCCGATCCCGGACGCCTGA